The Acidobacteriaceae bacterium nucleotide sequence ATCTGAGGACGCCATCACACGAACAGTCGTAATGGCATGCAACGACAACTGTGCTCCTGCATCCACGACCAGTCCGCGTACCGCCGCTACCGCATCGCTCACCATACGATCAGCCGGATGCGCAGTCGGCGTAAGCTTGTCCTCGCCGCTTTCAACTCGGGCCAAAGCCAGCAGATCTTCCGTCAGACGCGTCATACGTGTGGCGTTCTTCAGGATGATCTCCAGGAAGTTTTTCGCACCAGCGCTCAACGACTGCTCGTGATCAAGCAGCGTCTCCACATAACCGCTGATGGAAGTCAGCGGCGTACGAAGCTCGTGGGAGACGTTCGCGATAAACTCACGCTGCGTGCGCTCCGCATGCTCAATCGGCGTCGAGTCACGCATCACCACCACCGCGCCGCCACCGGGAATCGGCGCCGCAGTCACATCATGAATACGTCCCGGCAACAATCCTGTCGCACGGCGCTCCGCTACGATGTGGTCATCCAGCACCACACGAACGCAGAGCAGAACCTCAGGATCTCGAACAGCCGCTACCAGCGGATTGCCCGAACGTGTCGCCCCATTCAAGACCTCGCGCATCGGCGCGTTGGCCCACAGGATGTAGCCCCCTGCATCAACGGCAACCACCCAGTCACGCATAGCATCGAGCACCGCAGCCAGCTTCGCACGTTCGTCTTCCAGAACTTTACGTTCAGCGAGATGTCGTCCCTGTGCTTCAAGCAGCAGGAACTCCAGCCCCGGCAGCAGGTGGGAGAAGGCAGCGTTATCCGAGGCAATCTGGGCAGGAAACGCGCGCAACGCGTGCTGCATGGCATCGAGTTCCATGCGGCGCTGCTTCACCAGCGCAACCGCAATCCAGAACACGCCGAAGACCCACAGGGCGAAGAAAACGCCCGGGCCCCACGCCGGTGTATGCGGCAACTGATCCGCCAGCCCGGCACCGGCGATCGACGCAGCGATCGCCAGCACAAAGATTCGCACTGCCCAGGAGATTCGCATTGCTGGCCGCCTTAGCTTACCTTCGGCATCTCAAAGCGATAGCCGGCGCCACGCATCGTCTTCAGATAACGCGGATTTTCAGGATCGGTCTCGACCTTTTCACGCACGCGGCGCACATAC carries:
- a CDS encoding ATP-binding protein — its product is MRISWAVRIFVLAIAASIAGAGLADQLPHTPAWGPGVFFALWVFGVFWIAVALVKQRRMELDAMQHALRAFPAQIASDNAAFSHLLPGLEFLLLEAQGRHLAERKVLEDERAKLAAVLDAMRDWVVAVDAGGYILWANAPMREVLNGATRSGNPLVAAVRDPEVLLCVRVVLDDHIVAERRATGLLPGRIHDVTAAPIPGGGAVVVMRDSTPIEHAERTQREFIANVSHELRTPLTSISGYVETLLDHEQSLSAGAKNFLEIILKNATRMTRLTEDLLALARVESGEDKLTPTAHPADRMVSDAVAAVRGLVVDAGAQLSLHAITTVRVMASSDQIVQVLSNLIENATRYGRTRAGEPATVEVGAVLDGEMVRFSVRDHGVGIGSEHLERIFERFYRVDKARSRETGGTGLGLAIAKHIVEQHGGKIWVESDLGSGSTFLFTLPVAA